The region TTACGATTTCTGACTGGTGTCGCACTGGCCGGTGTGTATCCGACCGGTATGAAAATCATGGCTGGCTGGTTTCGGGAAGGACGAGGTTTCGCTATCGGCACTCTTGTCGGTGCACTCACGATCGGATCGGCGATGCCGCATCTACTTCGGGCGATTGGTGGCGTCGGCCGTCCGCGTCTCGTCTTACTGGGTGCGGCTGGGCTCGCGGCAGTCAGTGGTGTGCTCGTTCTCTTTGTGCGTCCGGGTCCCCACCAGGCTCCGGCAGCCCCATTCGATCCCGGAGCGGTTCGCCGGATGCTCGGTGACCGCGGGACGATGCTCGCCAACCTCGGATATTTCGGTCACATGTGGGAATTATACGCCGTCTGGGCGTGGATTCCCGTCTATTTAGCTGCGAGTTTCGCTGCCAGCGGCGACCCGGCACCAACAGTCGCTGCTCTGCTCGCGTTCGGAACTATTGCCGTAGGGGGTATCGGCGCCCTCGTCGCCGGTGTGTTCGCAGACCGAATCGGACGGACGACCGTTACGAGCGTAAGTATGATCGTCAGCGGCACCGCCTGCATTGGTGCTGGCTTCGTGTTTGGTGGTCCTCTTTTTGTTCTCGTCCCGTTCCTATTGATTTGGGGGTTCGTTATCGTCGCCGACTCCGCGCAGTTCTCGGCGGCCGTCTCCGAACTCGC is a window of Natrinema salaciae DNA encoding:
- a CDS encoding MFS transporter, which gives rise to MGALRKNDKQGPETKQGQTKASRYRVLLVLAVAELLAMTLWFSASAVGPELTALWNLSSAETAWLTNAVQLGFVVGAVLSATLTLADTIPPRYLFAVSAAIGAGATVLIALVVSSFLPAVLLRFLTGVALAGVYPTGMKIMAGWFREGRGFAIGTLVGALTIGSAMPHLLRAIGGVGRPRLVLLGAAGLAAVSGVLVLFVRPGPHQAPAAPFDPGAVRRMLGDRGTMLANLGYFGHMWELYAVWAWIPVYLAASFAASGDPAPTVAALLAFGTIAVGGIGALVAGVFADRIGRTTVTSVSMIVSGTACIGAGFVFGGPLFVLVPFLLIWGFVIVADSAQFSAAVSELAEDSYVGSALTLQTAIGFLLTVGSIQVTPIIAGVVGWQWAFAPLVIGPFVGTAAMLWLRRLPEANALAGGRG